One Candidatus Thermoplasmatota archaeon DNA segment encodes these proteins:
- a CDS encoding DUF835 domain-containing protein → MSPKKAYLKGYEDGLEEAWDDVMKLTTKGYTMSEFRIMANSKKATLHQKVEGKSREIESLTFEEPEAEEHGEIGELRKGGKYIIREARPERSLELFSSLVQECGTGLGITRMHPGTLEKRFPAEGAELIWLTKAERGEESFPYLSPTNLVGILSSISKYLNERKGSPVLLEGVEYLITQNSFDATLRFMQKVNEYVTLSKGILLLPVNPSAMESKDYHLLAREMTGEF, encoded by the coding sequence ATGAGTCCTAAGAAGGCATATCTGAAAGGATACGAGGACGGCTTGGAAGAGGCGTGGGACGACGTCATGAAGCTCACGACGAAAGGATACACGATGTCGGAGTTCAGGATAATGGCGAATAGCAAGAAGGCCACTCTGCACCAGAAGGTGGAGGGCAAGTCCAGGGAGATCGAGTCCTTGACCTTCGAGGAACCTGAGGCGGAGGAGCACGGTGAGATCGGAGAGCTGAGAAAGGGCGGGAAGTACATTATCCGCGAGGCGAGACCCGAGAGAAGTCTAGAGCTGTTCTCCTCTCTCGTCCAGGAATGCGGAACGGGGCTCGGGATTACGAGGATGCACCCGGGCACGCTTGAGAAGAGGTTCCCCGCCGAGGGCGCCGAACTCATATGGCTCACGAAGGCCGAAAGAGGTGAGGAATCGTTTCCATACCTCTCTCCGACCAATCTCGTCGGTATCCTCTCGAGCATATCCAAGTATCTGAACGAGAGGAAGGGGAGTCCGGTGCTGCTCGAGGGGGTCGAGTATCTCATAACTCAGAACAGCTTCGACGCCACTTTGAGATTCATGCAGAAGGTCAACGAGTACGTCACTCTCAGCAAAGGTATACTCCTTCTCCCCGTCAACCCGTCCGCGATGGAGTCAAAGGACTATCACCTCCTGGCGAGGGAGATGACCGGCGAGTTTTGA
- a CDS encoding proteasome assembly chaperone family protein, producing the protein MEDITIEYLEEPSLKNPIFIEGLPGVGNVGKLAAEHLLGELKAKKFAEIYSKHFPPQVVVDDGGIIRLVGNQLHYVKRKGDRSDIVILVGDFQGLTPEGQYELSDFIMNTILDMKVKRVYTLGGYGVGRMIATPRVIGAATDKSLVKDMKKLGVVFPKGEPGAGIVGASGLLLGLGKIHGLECICLMGETSGYFVDPKSAQSVLEVLQRALNVELDFGSLEERAKHIDQIASSLKDVEEEAERKEDLGYFG; encoded by the coding sequence ATGGAAGACATAACGATTGAGTATCTGGAAGAACCGAGTCTGAAGAATCCGATCTTCATCGAAGGCTTGCCCGGCGTGGGGAACGTGGGGAAGCTCGCAGCGGAACACTTGCTGGGCGAGCTGAAGGCCAAGAAGTTCGCGGAGATATATTCGAAGCACTTTCCCCCTCAGGTCGTCGTCGATGACGGTGGGATTATCCGGCTAGTGGGTAACCAGCTCCATTATGTCAAGCGGAAAGGGGATCGAAGCGACATCGTAATACTCGTCGGCGACTTCCAAGGGCTGACGCCCGAGGGGCAGTACGAGCTCTCTGACTTCATCATGAACACGATCCTGGACATGAAAGTGAAGAGGGTCTACACGCTCGGCGGCTACGGTGTCGGGAGGATGATCGCCACCCCAAGGGTCATAGGCGCCGCCACTGACAAGTCTCTCGTGAAGGACATGAAGAAGCTCGGCGTCGTCTTTCCCAAGGGGGAGCCCGGTGCGGGTATAGTCGGAGCCAGCGGTCTTCTGCTGGGCCTGGGGAAGATTCACGGATTGGAGTGCATCTGTCTCATGGGCGAGACATCCGGATACTTCGTTGACCCGAAGAGCGCACAGTCTGTTCTGGAAGTGCTGCAGAGGGCTCTCAATGTTGAGCTCGATTTCGGCAGCCTGGAGGAGAGGGCGAAGCACATAGATCAGATCGCCTCCTCACTAAAGGATGTGGAGGAGGAAGCGGAGAGGAAAGAGGACCTCGGCTACTTCGGGTAA
- a CDS encoding RNA-protein complex protein Nop10 — protein sequence MRTLIRKCKDCDIYTLGGGCPKCGSSTGMALPPRFSPEDRYGRFRRQLKLQR from the coding sequence ATGCGCACACTCATCAGAAAATGCAAGGATTGCGATATCTACACTCTTGGGGGAGGGTGTCCCAAGTGTGGGTCCTCCACTGGCATGGCCTTGCCGCCCAGGTTCTCTCCAGAGGACAGGTATGGCAGATTCAGAAGGCAACTCAAGCTGCAGAGGTGA
- a CDS encoding translation initiation factor IF-2 subunit alpha, with the protein MAGLPTFPEEVELVVCTVTNVKNFGAFVSLDEYEGKEGFIHIAEVATGWIKYIRDYVREGQKVVCKVLRVDPSKGHIDLSLKQVNEHQKREKIQQWKNEQKAHKLLELVAERGGKDLKEFEEEHAGNLIEKFGSLYGAFEEAVFDEKTMKEEGFEGDWVKTFVDVAKENIQPPFVNIDGFFEISCPLPDGIVHIREALAKAEKNKKAEVSVQYMGAPRYRLVVTAPDYKTAEEEMNRTAEKVIDHLVSVGGEAKFSRKA; encoded by the coding sequence ATGGCTGGGCTGCCCACGTTTCCCGAGGAAGTAGAACTCGTCGTCTGCACCGTGACGAACGTGAAGAACTTCGGTGCGTTCGTTTCCTTGGACGAGTACGAGGGGAAGGAAGGCTTCATACACATCGCCGAGGTGGCCACCGGCTGGATCAAGTACATCAGGGACTACGTTCGTGAGGGTCAGAAGGTCGTCTGCAAGGTTCTCAGGGTCGACCCGTCCAAGGGTCACATAGACCTTTCCCTGAAGCAGGTGAACGAGCATCAGAAGCGGGAGAAGATCCAACAGTGGAAGAACGAGCAGAAGGCGCACAAGCTGCTCGAGCTCGTGGCAGAGCGCGGCGGAAAGGACCTCAAGGAGTTCGAGGAGGAGCACGCGGGAAACCTCATCGAGAAGTTCGGCAGTCTCTACGGTGCCTTCGAGGAGGCAGTCTTCGACGAGAAGACGATGAAGGAGGAGGGCTTCGAGGGAGACTGGGTGAAGACGTTCGTTGACGTTGCCAAGGAGAACATCCAGCCGCCCTTTGTCAACATAGACGGGTTCTTTGAGATCAGTTGTCCTCTGCCCGACGGCATCGTCCATATACGTGAGGCTCTGGCCAAGGCCGAGAAGAACAAGAAGGCGGAGGTGTCCGTACAGTACATGGGGGCTCCGAGGTACAGACTTGTCGTGACGGCCCCGGACTACAAGACCGCGGAGGAAGAGATGAACCGGACCGCGGAGAAGGTCATTGATCACCTAGTCTCAGTCGGCGGGGAAGCGAAGTTCAGCAGAAAGGCGTAA
- a CDS encoding 30S ribosomal protein S27e: MVDLPGPKSKFLQVRCPDCPNEQIVFDHASTKVTCLVCGATIVRPKGGKAEIRGEVVKAVE, from the coding sequence ATGGTCGATTTGCCCGGACCGAAAAGCAAATTCCTTCAGGTCCGCTGTCCAGACTGCCCGAACGAGCAGATAGTCTTCGACCATGCATCCACGAAGGTCACCTGTCTCGTTTGCGGGGCGACGATTGTGCGACCCAAGGGGGGGAAGGCGGAGATTAGAGGAGAAGTCGTGAAGGCCGTGGAGTAA
- a CDS encoding 50S ribosomal protein L44e, with protein MKMPRRINGFCPSCNKHTKLEIERVKTRPRSEFKKGQRRFRRVMAGYGGFPRAKYEGREKPTKRVYIRYRCKECGKAHHRKCFRAKKFELED; from the coding sequence ATGAAAATGCCCCGCAGGATAAACGGATTCTGCCCTTCGTGCAACAAGCACACCAAACTTGAGATAGAGAGAGTCAAGACAAGACCAAGGAGCGAGTTCAAGAAAGGTCAGCGGAGGTTCAGAAGGGTCATGGCGGGCTATGGAGGATTTCCGAGGGCCAAGTATGAGGGAAGGGAGAAGCCGACAAAGCGCGTGTACATACGCTATCGCTGCAAGGAATGCGGCAAGGCTCACCATCGTAAGTGTTTCAGGGCCAAGAAGTTCGAGCTGGAGGACTGA
- a CDS encoding ArsR family transcriptional regulator has translation MQGEMRLSRLDNDIIDKLIFTGMSKNLAKTLVILSKRDETTSVQVEKATGLRQPEVSLAMQELRRRGWVTKRDIKKEGKGRPVHAYRISKSFSRIVSTIKKQEDKKIERMVRNMNELRSLTK, from the coding sequence ATGCAGGGGGAGATGAGACTGAGTCGACTGGACAACGATATAATCGACAAGCTCATCTTCACAGGGATGTCCAAGAATCTGGCCAAGACTCTTGTCATCCTTTCCAAGAGGGATGAGACCACCTCTGTCCAAGTCGAGAAGGCTACCGGACTGAGGCAGCCCGAGGTCTCTCTCGCGATGCAGGAGCTCCGTCGGAGAGGATGGGTCACCAAACGGGACATCAAGAAGGAGGGCAAGGGAAGGCCCGTTCATGCCTATCGCATCTCGAAATCCTTCAGCAGGATCGTATCAACGATCAAGAAGCAGGAGGACAAGAAGATCGAGAGAATGGTGAGGAACATGAACGAGCTTCGCTCGCTGACGAAGTAG
- the rpiA gene encoding ribose-5-phosphate isomerase RpiA, with protein sequence MRRLKRLAGEAACDYVKDGMVVGLGTGSTVHYTIKKLGRMVGEGLRVIGIPTSIKSENLARQCKIPLSSLHEHPNVDISIDGADEVDPKLNLIKGMGGALVREKIVASVSRRLIIVIDDAKQVSRLGSKSPVPVEVLPFGWSTVLKRLEKLGLEVELRKSRKIPFVSDNGNYILDCRFKEITSPKRLESRLNNIPGVVENGLFVNLTNLVLVGTDMGLKTVR encoded by the coding sequence ATGAGGAGACTGAAGCGACTGGCGGGAGAAGCTGCCTGCGATTATGTGAAGGACGGAATGGTGGTCGGTCTGGGCACTGGCAGCACCGTCCACTATACAATCAAGAAGCTGGGGAGAATGGTGGGCGAGGGCCTCAGGGTGATAGGCATACCGACATCTATCAAGTCGGAGAATCTGGCCCGCCAATGCAAGATACCGCTGTCCAGCCTCCACGAACATCCGAATGTGGACATCTCGATAGATGGAGCGGATGAGGTCGACCCCAAACTGAATCTGATCAAGGGGATGGGAGGGGCTCTTGTTCGCGAGAAGATAGTGGCGAGCGTCTCGCGGAGACTGATAATCGTCATCGACGATGCGAAGCAGGTCTCCAGGCTAGGCTCGAAGTCCCCCGTTCCCGTGGAGGTGCTTCCATTCGGTTGGAGTACCGTCCTGAAGAGACTGGAGAAGTTAGGCCTAGAGGTCGAGCTCAGAAAGAGCAGGAAGATTCCCTTTGTGTCCGACAACGGGAACTACATACTCGACTGCAGGTTCAAGGAGATAACCTCCCCGAAGAGGTTGGAGAGCAGATTGAACAACATCCCAGGCGTCGTGGAGAACGGCCTCTTCGTGAATCTTACCAACCTTGTGCTCGTCGGGACCGATATGGGTCTGAAAACAGTTCGATAG
- a CDS encoding creatininase family protein: MLLDEMTTQEFAEKVKEDSVVIVPIGAVEEHGPHLPLCTDSIQPEHVALEIAKRTGAFIAPPIRYGNCSTTRNFPGTISISFDTMRALAYDVISELARNGFGNIVLLSGHAGGMHMAALRLAAKDVVDEREAHVMVASDYEVLYRSNKVEEGDGHSGLLETSRVLAIRPDLVRPERPKGKSEIPPYVVLRHPEEYWKESVSGDSSGSTAEKGKDFNDFVIDELCRMIEEMRGLK, from the coding sequence ATGCTTCTCGATGAGATGACCACGCAGGAGTTCGCGGAGAAGGTGAAGGAGGACTCGGTGGTCATAGTCCCGATCGGGGCGGTCGAGGAGCACGGTCCACATCTGCCGCTCTGCACCGATTCCATCCAACCGGAGCACGTTGCACTCGAGATAGCGAAGAGGACGGGAGCGTTCATCGCCCCTCCGATACGGTATGGGAACTGCTCCACCACGAGGAACTTCCCCGGTACGATATCCATAAGCTTCGACACCATGCGAGCCCTCGCATACGACGTGATAAGCGAGCTTGCCAGGAACGGGTTCGGAAACATCGTCCTCCTCTCGGGTCATGCGGGAGGAATGCACATGGCCGCCCTTCGGCTGGCCGCGAAGGATGTAGTGGACGAGAGAGAGGCTCATGTGATGGTCGCGTCGGACTATGAGGTCCTCTACCGATCGAACAAGGTGGAAGAAGGCGACGGTCATTCGGGGCTTCTTGAGACGTCCCGCGTGCTTGCGATCCGTCCCGACCTCGTGAGACCTGAGAGGCCCAAGGGCAAGAGCGAGATACCGCCCTACGTGGTCCTGAGGCATCCCGAGGAGTACTGGAAGGAGAGCGTGAGCGGGGACTCATCCGGGTCGACGGCAGAGAAGGGCAAGGACTTCAACGACTTCGTAATCGACGAGCTGTGCAGGATGATTGAGGAAATGAGGGGTTTAAAATGA
- a CDS encoding diphthine--ammonia ligase has translation MKVASLFSGGKDSTHALYLAQQMGWSVERLVTIVPQADSMMFHFPNIELTELHSEALDIPLVKRNAGSDDELDVLEDVLGDLAVEGLVMGAIASDYQYTRINEICHRIGLRTFAPLWRRSQEAVLQDEVKAGFEIVIVGVSAEGLTEDWLGRTLSGNVLDDLIALSKRTRFNVSGEGGEYETLVVDGPNFLRRLNVEEATREWDGMRGIYMIQKASLMDKTNLI, from the coding sequence ATGAAAGTCGCTTCACTGTTCTCAGGCGGGAAGGACTCCACCCACGCCCTCTACTTGGCCCAGCAGATGGGTTGGAGCGTTGAACGGCTCGTCACGATCGTCCCGCAAGCGGATTCGATGATGTTCCACTTCCCGAACATCGAGCTCACGGAGCTTCACTCGGAGGCCCTCGACATCCCCTTGGTCAAGCGGAACGCGGGATCGGATGACGAACTCGACGTTCTCGAGGATGTGCTCGGAGACCTTGCTGTTGAGGGGCTCGTGATGGGAGCCATCGCGTCCGACTACCAGTACACGCGGATCAACGAGATCTGCCACAGGATCGGTCTGAGGACCTTCGCCCCGCTCTGGAGGAGGTCCCAGGAGGCTGTCCTCCAGGATGAGGTCAAGGCGGGCTTTGAAATCGTCATCGTCGGCGTCTCTGCCGAGGGTTTGACGGAGGACTGGCTCGGAAGGACCCTATCGGGGAATGTTCTGGACGATCTCATCGCTCTCAGCAAGAGGACCCGATTCAATGTCTCCGGCGAGGGCGGAGAGTATGAGACCCTCGTTGTGGACGGCCCCAACTTCCTGAGAAGGCTGAACGTCGAGGAGGCTACCCGTGAGTGGGACGGCATGAGAGGCATCTACATGATCCAGAAGGCTTCCCTCATGGACAAGACCAATCTTATTTAG